Genomic window (Chitinophaga parva):
CTTAGGTATATAACATTGTGAACAGGAAAAAATAAACGGGGCCCGTAACACTGCGTTACGGGCCCCGTTGTTTTAAATCCGTCTGCCGGACCTAAGACCTAGGACTTAAGACCCAGGTCCTAAGACCATCCCTTACACTTCGTTCACCGCAGCTACGATCACATTGTCCTGGACGCTGATATGGTAGCGGCAATCTTTGTTTTTCAGGAAGGCCACTACGGCTTCCAGGGCGGGCCAGCCGTCCTGGCCGTTGAACCGGGCGGCGTTGTTGATGAGGAAAATGTGGCGGCCGGCGGTGGTGAAGAAGACTTCCAATTGCTCAAAGATAGGGCAGATCTTTTCGTGCAGTGTGTTGTAATGCCCGTCCAGCCAGCAGATCACGGGTTGCTGGATGTGCTGGTCCAGCTGGTTCAGCACCTTGCGGCTGGCCCCCCAGAGCAGTTCCACGGTGGCCCGGCCGAGCGGCCTTTTGTTCGGAGCCACATAAAGATTTTCACTGATCTCCGCGGCAATGAAGCGGTCTTCGGATGGGTGGCCGGCCTGGGTATCGTCGGGAAAAGTGTTGATCTCCAGCAGCGTATGAATGTCATGTTCCTGGAGGTAATGCTGCAGGATGCGTTGTTTTACCAGGTGAGGGAAGGTGCGTTGTGTGGTGACTTCCGTGTTGGGTGTGCGTTGCCAGAACAGGCGTAGCAATTGTTTGATCATGCGACAGCAATTCTTCGTTGTTAATCTGATATGGTTTGTCCTGAAAGCAAAAAATCCCCGGGCGCAGGCGGGGGGATCATCTAATGTTGGAATAGATCGTTCAGTGGTGTGGCCGGAAATGCGTTTGTTCGGTGCCTTGTGGTTTTCTCTTTGGTTATATGAGTCGTGGTGGCCAGTACCGTGCCGGTAACTGCCTAAAAAACGAAAAGCCCGGACAATTATTGCCCGGGCTTTTATAAAAGTGTGGATGACCATTAGTGGTGCAGTTCTACCTGCAGGGCTTCCGCTTCGGTCTTGAAAGCCTCGCGGGCTTTCAGGCCCAGCAGCTGGAACATCATGTGGTCTTCTTCAAAGGAAGGATTGCTGGTGGTCAGCAGTTTTTCCCCGGTGAAGATGGAGTTGGCACCTGCCATGAAGCAGAGGGCCTGGTCGCTCATGCTCATTTCCGCACGGCCGGCGCTCAGACGCACCATGGCTTTGGGCATGAGGATGCGGGTGGTGGCGATCATGCGTACCATGTCCCAGAACTCTACCTTGGGCATATTTTCCAGGGGGGTGCCTTTTACGCGGGTGAGGGCGTTGATGGGCACGGAATCCGGGTGCTCCGGCAGGTGGCTCAGGGTATGCAGCATGTTGATGCGGTCTTCGTGGGTTTCGCCCAGGCCGATGATACCGCCGCAGCATACGCTCACACCGGCTTTACGCACGTTGTCCAGGGTCTGGAGGCGGTCGTCGTAAGTACGGGTGGTGATGATGTCGCTATAGTGCTCGCGGGAGGTGTCCAGGTTGTGGTTGTAGGCATACAGGCCGGCATCTGCCAGCTTGGTGGCCTGTTCAGCCGTGAGCATGCCCAGGGTGCAGCATACTTCCATGCCCAGTTCATTCACGCCTTTTACCATATCCAGTACACGGTCAAAGTCGCGGTTGTCGCGTACTTCGCGCCAGGCGGCGCCCATGCAGAAACGGGTGCTGCCGGCGTCCTTGGCTTTCTGTGCATAGGCCATTACCTGCTCCTTCTGCATCAGGGCGTGGGTATTAATATCTGTATTGTAACGGGCAGCCTGGGGGCAATAAGCACAATCTTCCGGGCAGCCACCTGTTTTAATGGACAGGAGGGTACATACCTGCACTTCCGCGGTATCCTGGTATTTACGGTGCACGGTGGCGGCGCGGTAAACCAGTTCCAGCAGCGGCGTGTTGTAAATCTCCTTTATCTCGTCCAGCGTCCAGTCGTGGCGGATCTCCACTTGTTGCATTTTTTTAATGTTTTAATGAAAAAAACCGGCTGCAAAGATGCAAAGCTGGTGGTCAAATGCCAAATAAATTTATTATGAGAGAGGTCCTAGGTCCTGGGTCTTGAGCAAATTTAGAAGACTTAGGACCTAAGACCCAGGACAATTTTCCCTATAGATAATTGAACGCTGTCTTTGGTGTAATCTTCAGCAGGGTGTGATAGATCAGCCGGATGGTGTTTTCCACGTCGTCCTTCTTGATCATTTCCACGGTGGTGTGCATGTAGCGCAGGGGAATGCTGATCAGGGCGGAGGGGGTACCATCGTTGGAGTAGGCGAATGCATCGGTGTCCGTACCGGTGCTGCGGCTCACGGCGTGGCGCTGGAAGGGGATCCCTTCTTTCTCGGCAGTGTCGATGATGAGGTCGCGGAGAATGTTGTGCACCGCGGGGCCGTAAGTGATGCTGGGGCCTCCGCCGCATTTGATCTCACCTTCCACGTTCTTGTTGATCATGGGCGTGGTGCTATCGTGCGTTACATCGGTGATGATGGCTACATTGGGCTTGATGCGCTTGGCCACCATTTCCGCCCCGCGCAGGCCTACTTCTTCCTGCACGGCGTTCACAATGTAAAGGCCAAAGGGCAGCTTGTCTTTATTTTCCTTGAGCAGGCGGGCTACTTCCGCGATCATGAAGCCGCCAATGCGGTTGTCCATGGCGCGGCACACGTAGTAATCGTAGTTCAGCTCTTCAAAGTTTTCGTCAAAGGTGATCACGTTGCCAACGTGGATGCCCAGGTCTTCCACTTCTTTTTTGCTGCGGGCGCCGCAATCAATGAAGATATTGTCCACCTTGGGTTGCACTTCCTTACCATCAGGATTGCGCTGGCGGGTGTGGATGGCGGGCCAGCCAAATACACCTTTTACAATGCCATTCCTGGTATGGATGTTCACGCGTTTGGAGGGCGCTATCTGCTGGTCAGAGCCTCCATTGCGGATCACGTAGATGAGGCCTTCCGCGGAGATGTAGTTCACAAACCAGGAGATCTCGTCGGCATGCGCTTCGATCACTACTTTGAACGGCGCATCCGGGTTGATCACGCCGATGGCCGAGCCGTAAGGATCCACGATGCGCGTGTCGATATACGGTTTCAGGTACTCCAGCCATATTTTCTGGCCTTCTTTTTCAAAACCGGTAGGGGAAGGATTGTTCAGGTATTTTTTGAGAAACTTCAGGGAAGCATCCGTGAGTATTGATTGCTGCTTTTTGCTCATAGCCTTATATGATTTAGCCTCACATTGAGATCGTACAAAAGTAAGGGTTTGCACAATACAAAACCCCTATAACCAAAGCCACAGCAGGTGCAGCACAGGAGCCAGCATCACCAGCCCGTCCAGCCCAAAATAATAGAGATAATCGGAGTGATTACGTTTGGCGGTGCCGGTAAGGGCGGCCAGCAGCAGTACCGGCACTATCATAATGGATACCAGGATGCCGGGTGCAAAAGGATAGAGCATGGCGGCACAGCCGGCAGCTACAATAAGGCAGGCATAGTACAGGTTGCGCCGGGTATGCTCCGGCAAAAAGGTGATAAGGCTGCGGATGCCTTCCCGCTTGTCCGATTCCAGGTCGCGTTCATCAAAGAGAATACAGGATGCATAGGTGAAGAAAAA
Coding sequences:
- the bioB gene encoding biotin synthase BioB, with the translated sequence MQQVEIRHDWTLDEIKEIYNTPLLELVYRAATVHRKYQDTAEVQVCTLLSIKTGGCPEDCAYCPQAARYNTDINTHALMQKEQVMAYAQKAKDAGSTRFCMGAAWREVRDNRDFDRVLDMVKGVNELGMEVCCTLGMLTAEQATKLADAGLYAYNHNLDTSREHYSDIITTRTYDDRLQTLDNVRKAGVSVCCGGIIGLGETHEDRINMLHTLSHLPEHPDSVPINALTRVKGTPLENMPKVEFWDMVRMIATTRILMPKAMVRLSAGRAEMSMSDQALCFMAGANSIFTGEKLLTTSNPSFEEDHMMFQLLGLKAREAFKTEAEALQVELHH
- a CDS encoding M42 family metallopeptidase, with the protein product MSKKQQSILTDASLKFLKKYLNNPSPTGFEKEGQKIWLEYLKPYIDTRIVDPYGSAIGVINPDAPFKVVIEAHADEISWFVNYISAEGLIYVIRNGGSDQQIAPSKRVNIHTRNGIVKGVFGWPAIHTRQRNPDGKEVQPKVDNIFIDCGARSKKEVEDLGIHVGNVITFDENFEELNYDYYVCRAMDNRIGGFMIAEVARLLKENKDKLPFGLYIVNAVQEEVGLRGAEMVAKRIKPNVAIITDVTHDSTTPMINKNVEGEIKCGGGPSITYGPAVHNILRDLIIDTAEKEGIPFQRHAVSRSTGTDTDAFAYSNDGTPSALISIPLRYMHTTVEMIKKDDVENTIRLIYHTLLKITPKTAFNYL